The genomic window ACACCAATGTTGCTGGCTGCTCTGAAAGCATTGAATTGGCTCTGGCAGAGTACATGCGTCTACTGATTCAGAATCCCTGAATAGTGCAACCCGAATGTCAAGCACTGCATGGCACAAACCATGTCATGCTGTTTACGTGTGGTGGCAGATTCTGGGGGCCCACATGTACTTAGTTGCCATGGAGCTGGAGTATCAGATGTGGAAGTGATGGCAAATGGTACCTCCCAAACATGGAGTTGGGCAGACTGCACAGATAATTGTAGTACCAATTGCCCCTAACAGCGTAAAGCCCTTTGTCTGCTAGGTGTACTGCAAGCTGGCATGGGAGTGTGTCTGATCTCCACTGGTGGGGCCGAATTCTTGGAACACTCGCTTGGAAAAGCTAGGGAGGGATGCTGAGGACCTGAGGATACTGATGAGCGGCTGACCCTAACGTAGCCATATTTGCAGGAACCAGGTTGTTTCTCATAGTTCACTCTTTGAACATCCCCATTCTCAGGGATGCTGCATAGCTTGTTTTTAAATCCTGGGATGGTTAGCATCAGGCTTCATGATCTTCCAACtctcagagtctgttttttcatgtgtaaaatggaggtaacaaTACTTACCTCAGAGACATTTTCTGAGGATTAACACTGTCTGGGCCATAAATGTCCCAATATAAAGGAACAATTATCTTTCTTTGGGCTTCCAAGATATAGCATTCCCCTGtgatctttccctctctcttctccatgtACTTGTGGATCACTCTATTTCCAAGGACCCCTTAAACATGGATATGTTTTAGGAGTCGTCTTCATCTTAGGACTGTATTCACCCTTATtttcatcattgtcatcatttcAGCTACGGCCTATACCCTGATGATCCCCAAGCACTATCACCAACCCAGGTCTCCATGCATTTAGATCTGCCTGACAACATACTACGACTCAACACATCCAAAGAAGCAgaacttcttttcttaaaatctgTCCCTTCTCTTCCCAATTAGACTGTAAACTCTGGGATAACAGGGACCATGTTGGGACATGACCATACTCCTGGAGCCtagaaaaatgcctggcacataggagttCAGTATTTGCTAAAGGGCTGAAAGAGCTCTTTTATATCAATAAGATGAATGTTTTAAGACAAAAATGGCAAAGGCTTTGGGTCCTTCTTCACCCTTGACTGTTCAGGGAGAAGCCACCTGTTAGATCCCGGGATAACAGCTGGCCTAAAGCCCCAGACcgtattacacacacatacacacacacacacacacacacacacacacacacacacacacaccccttcatcTCAGTGGTATAGGTAATATGAACATAAGATGATTCCCATCGTGGAaaagcatttggattttatttgataGTTTAAATGGTTTTGAAAATGCTGATTAACACAAGCTGTACTTGGAGCAGGAAGACAGACATGCTTATTTTAACACAGGATTTTCAtcctagaaatattttcaaaaaaatattcaatCTTAGGCCTCTTGCTGCAGGTAGGTTCCATGGGAATGCacaaaaaagaggcagagaaacagtcCCCATGGGAGACTgtaagttcttttaaaaacaggctACTACTACTTCCTGTCAAGTTCATAAagtgccttttccctttgcttagtCATCCAGAGTAAAGTCAAAAGGCTCAAAGTCTTTCCGGAAGCGGCGAGCCAgcatctcctcctcttccttgctGACCTGACATTGCCTCCAGTCAGACTTGTCAGGAATATTAAGGATGGCTTCGCTGGCCAGTACCTCCCtgcagaaataagtaaaaatggacAGTATTAGCCAGAAGCCctcctctctctatttctctccagCTAGAGAGCTCCTCAGCATTACCCAAAGAAGGTATGCAAATTCTTCTTTGTTCAGACCATTTTCTCTTGCCCTGAGCGCCATCCCTGCTATTCTATCAAAATAATACTCATTTTAAGTGACCAGCTCAGGTCCTACCTCCTTCCTAAACCTTCAAAtcctatttatttctctctctctcttcaacaATTTGGAACTACATTATTCGTACTTAGAGTAGCAATACTGACACAGTACAAAGAAGACAGGCCCTGGTGTCAGAAACATCAGAGGCTTAATTCCATTCCTAGCTCAACCACTTGCTGTCTCTGACTCGAATGGATTACTTCATTGCTGAGTCTTGATTTCCTCACCTATGAAATGCACAATAGAGTTTTGTGAGGTATGGAGATAACACAATCCAGGCACCAAACAAGTTATGGATATATCTTGTCTTAAACTCTAGTTTTGTCATCCCAATTAGAACATGAGTTTGCTGAGGGCATGGTGCAGATCAGGCCTAGTATCCTATCTCACTGACTTTCTGCCTCTCCTAGAGGACTCAGGCATACATAGGCACAACAGCACAGGCTCAATGTCAACAACAACTTATCTTGGCTCTCAAGGCTAAGGAATAACTACATACTAACACCTACACTCACATACAGGCTACCTTCTAATTGTCACTGCtctacgtttttatttatttttactcattttgatATATTAGAAATAActctatttggggcacctggctagtctagttcagtcggtagagtgtatgatacttggtctcagggttgtgagtttgagccccacactggatgtagagattacttaaaataataaaatctgttttttaaaaacgtaATTCAGtagatatgattttttaaattgtttatttatttttgagagggagagagagtgtgagtggggaagaggcagagagagagggagacaggatccgaagtggcctctgtgccgacagcagagagcctgacagagggctcgaactcatgaaccatgagaccatgacctgcgctgaaatcaagaatcggatgcttaatcaactgagtcacccaggtgcccccccccgcccaacaaataaaatctttaggggcatctgagtggcttagtcaagtgtccacctttggctcaggagAGCCAAAATAAATCACGAGTTTTCTAAAAGTTACAGGATCTGTGCTCAAGTTCTAGGTCCCTAGGCAAGCTTGAGCCTacttttcacctataaaatgaagacagaacCACCTCTCTTATACAGCGgggagaaaaatgtcttttcaagtaCTTTGTTaactataaaatgttatataactgTATACtggtattttgaaaaatagtcaATGTTGAAAATACAACAAACTAACATGAGCACAAAATCATTCAGAGAATCTCTCTTGCGGGCTTACGTGCCAGTGTGTATCTGCAATTATGTGCCTATGGCATCAGTGTCCACATCTGCATCTGTTGCTAAGGCAACAACAAAAGACAATGTCAGATGTTTGAAGTCCCTAAACATACCTACTCTCACTTATCAgtatctttttgaaaatgtagatAACTGTATTTCCTGGACTTACCCAATGGTAGCAGTCTCTTGGAGGCTTCCCAAGTTAGTCCAAGAAGGGTTCAAAGTTGACTCAAagctcaattcttttttttttaagagagagagagtggtggaggagcagagggagagagcctcaagcaggttccgcacccAGCAAAGaaccctacacagggctcgatctcatgaccatgagatcatgtcttgggcccaaatcaacagtcagacatttaaccaactgagccacgcaggcaccctaaAGCTCAGTTTGAACTAGGGAAGGAAACAACTACACATCAGACAATAGCATCACATAATCTGTTCTGCACATCTTTTTGCTTCTCCATACTCTATCTTCACGTTTTTTGCTCTCCATACTCTATTCTTTCTAGCCAGCAACTTTCTGTCTTCTGTCAGCCTAGCTGATGCCACTCCCTACATGGCTTCACAGTCATGTTCTGTCTGATATGAGGAACATAAATGAAGCCTCATCTAGGCCTTAGGACACTACAGAATAAGGAGGTTAAAATCTCATGTTTAGGAGATCAACGTACCTGGGTTCGAACCTACCGTATGTGCTCAGGGGCAAGCTACCTAATCCCTCTAGAGCCATATTGTCCACTTACAGGAATCACTAGCCAGATAtagcaatttaaattttaatcctaattaaaatcaagttaaaaatttagttcctcagtagccacatgtggctagtgattACTGTATAGGACAGTACACATATAAAGCATTTCCATCATGGCAAGTTCTACGGATACAGCTCTAGAACCTCATTTTCCATTTTGGTAAAGTGGGATGACAGTACCTGTCTTACAGaattgggaagattaaatgaggaaATGCGTGTAAAGCTCTTGGCACAGTACATATGCTCAATTAATGGTAGCACTTCAGTCCTTTGGGCTAGAAGGCCCACACCCCGACATTTGCCCTCTAAATCTCTCAGGCTCAGTGTCAACCTTTTCTTAAAGCCtttcacaaaatagaaataactctcccttttctgaatttctaaagTTCACTGTTCCTCAGAACTTTGTTACGGTACTTTTCACATTCTGCACTACATTACTGCCACGTAAGCAAATATGTGACTTGCCCTAAGTCAAGGTTCCTTGGGGCAAGGATTGTTTCCTATTTGGCTTTTTATTCAACTGTCTATGCAGCCCACTAATCTGTTCATAATAGATCTcgggaaaatacatttaaaataaagaaaagtatacaAACCTTCCAAACTGCaaaggaaaattctttttaattctatGGAAAAGCTTCTCTCCTGTGTCAAGttcaacataaaaatatgctGCTCCTGGCTGTGCAATCTAGAGTGAACAGAGTTGTATGAGCACATATCatagtactttaaaaatgtgaaacctAGCTCATCTCTTTTAAGCTTTAATTTGGCAACAAATTCAGTCCAGAAGTCCAAGAAAAAGGATGTGAACAGTACAGACCCCAAGGTACTTAGTGGAACAGAGTTTTGCAAAGATATTACAAAGATCCTCCCAGTGGAACTTCGAAGTTCCTGCCTTAGGAAAGATCTAATTTTTTGCTCTTCCCAGGAATGACTAAGGCATTGCTTTAATGCCATCCTCATCACCAGTCTAATCAGCATCCCATGCCCCAGGTCCAAACTGTCTACCTGCCTATTGAACATTTTTGGAATGCCTTGATAGTACCTCAGGCTCGACATATCAGAAACCACATTTTTACCACTCCCGGAACGTCCTTCCCCTCCTGTTTTACCTGCTTGATGTCAGAGTGTTCTGGGATTTCCAACAGTTCTATCTGTTGTTGCTCTGCCTGGGTAACGAAAGCATCTTTAATGTCATCAGTAGTGCAGCGGCTGAGTGGCACAGGAATGACCTGAGGTGGGGGGGTGAGGCGGGTAGATAGGAGAAACTCTTTGTACAGGTCCCAGAGAAGAAGTGCCTCCTGCACAGTCCCCGAGAAGTAGCAAATCCATCACAGGGGTGGACAAATGCCCCTCAGCAGAGATTTTCCTCAAGCCAGCCAGGCTTGTGTCAGCCTGTCTGTAAGGACTTAAACTTATGAGATAGCTTGCCACATGTGGGAGCCAATCCCTGATGCAGGAAAGGCTAGAGAGAGATCTCTCTGTCATCAAGCCCTTGCCAGCTCCTCTATAATATATGTGGCAGCGTCAGGCCcatttgaaaatttaacaaatgtGCCAGAAAGAAAACCACCACAACCACAAACGAATTATCCATAAACAGTCTCCAAATTTCTGAGCTGATAGCCCCATCAAAGCTCTGGGACTATTTCGCACCTTTAAGACTTCACTTATGCTGGGCCTCACACAAATACCTACTCTGTTCCAACTGTACCTAACAAGGCCCAAATGTTTCCTGAAGTCTTCCTCAACTATCCCTTCCTTTTCTAAACAAAGCACTTACTAACTGTGTTGGCCCACTCATACGGACCATGCACTTCCCTGTGGAATCTCTGGATTTATTACCAGAGACTCTTTAACCTTTTAAATGAACACTATTcaaatattaatatgaaaatttGTAGTAGGTATTTtcaatattaaacatttaaatattaaaattttaagtatttcatttcaGATTGGAATCctgtatttaaatattcaataataaataatagatgtcatttaaatatttgtcaacATCCATGTCCTCATAGGGTCCTTCCAAGTCCCTGGGTGGAGACCACCTACCTGTAGCTGGAGGTGATGGCTCTTATAATTTCTCTCAAACAGAACACACCGTTTCCCTCGACTCTTAAAGAACCGCCTCAGTGTCACCTTGTACTTCTCCACCTCTTCCACCACCTCAGCTGAAAGCTCCACCACTGACTGGTAGTGCCCAATGGGTAGGATGAGGACGTGGTCATCAGATAAGCCTCCTTTGGCCAGGGCAAGGTAGCACTAAAGAGAAAGCACACAGAATCAAGTTACCAATGCCACAGGTACGATTCTTCAGGGAGAAAAGCCTATACAAAGAGTGAGCATGAGGGTGTGGAAAAAGTGTTGAGAGGCTATTAACAGAAACTCTCTGACAATAAAAACCTGCTTTTAGAAGTTATAACAAGAACCTGGTGACGAAGAAGATTAGATGTAACAAATCTCTATCCAGCTATCAAATGAACTGGGAGCAAATGAATGGCACACAAATGGGCTTTTGGCTTCAAAACCCCCAAAACTTAAGGAGACCAGAACAACAAATAGTCGGCTTCCCAGGCTCCAAACTGGAAAACAATTTTTCAGTTATTATGGCCTTCAACCACAGAAAGACACCACTTCATTTCAAAATGACCACTTTCCCTATGCTAACATCGAATCCCACACCCCACTCCTAAATACACCCTCTGGGCTCACAAAAAAAGCTAAGATGTCATGATTAGCATCCAGTGTCCCTACAGCCTTAAGCTGCTGCCTAACCTctataaaattaaagcaaacataTAACCTAATGGGgtggaaggaagaagcagaaacCTCAAACTCGGACATATCCAAAGAGGTAGAAAACCATGGTTCCCAACAGTGGATGTCAGCAGCTAAACAGCAACTAAAACTATCTCTGTCAAAACCAAACATGCAAGACTTCTCCACACTTAGACACTCtctgaaaggaaaacattatGAGTAGAGAAATGGCCAGTGAATATCAATGCAGGTGAATGTACTAGAGCTTTAGAAAAAGCAATCTGACATTTCCTTTTAGTGCTGTGAGTTCAAAGTTAAGACTGAAGGAAGGAGTAATTTATTATTAACACTGAGAAAATCTAACAGAAGGGCAGAAGAGGTATCAGAAACAAACTAAAGCATGATCATCCTTGATTTACTTGGCATAGAGGACCAAGCACATCTACAAACTTAATCTTCCAGATGACTAAGATTCATTGAAACTTCATTAAGtgctcattttcttcatttttacaaCTATTTTTGATTGTATGCTTTAAAAGGTTACTCTTGAAGCCTGAGTCTTCAAGCCTTTTCTTTATGTCAAAGGGTCACTACCATAAACATCAGTTTTCATATTGTAACAACCAGGTTTCTAGTCCAGACTAAAAAGCACCCCTCGCCCCAATGCGGTACCTCCCAGTTCTTGTGAACAATTTCATATTTGCCCAATCTCCTCTTCCTCtcaatttctctccttttgttctgTACTTGAATTATCtctaaaaatgtgtaaataagaCCTGAATAAATGTTTCTCCCATAAGTAAAATACATCAATTATTTTGGACTCTTAGCAGTGCTTCTCTCATTTTACTAGTTTGTGGTCATGGGCCATTAGCACAGTTCCATGTATATCCCTTGAGGAAGGCATAGCAAAGACAGAGAAAGCCAAGACAAAAATGTAGTGAGAGGAGATCAAGAGGAATGGTTGCAGGGAGGAGATTCTAAATCCTCTGCCAGATACCCAAAGGTCCCAGAGGTTCCCAAGAATTTTCTACTAGACAAAGAGCAATGTAAGAGCAATGAAGTGCAGACTTGAATACTGGGCAGGCTCTAGGCTAAAATTTTCATATGGCCTCCTACTTGGGGTGCTGGGCTGGGCCACAAATAAGACCTGAGATATTTTTTGCCTCTCCAGCTTCAGGCctagatgaaaaggaaaaaggttTCCTTGATCATCCCCTATGCACATACCCTAGGCTAGATAACTCTGGGCAATTAAAAggtgaatggaaaggaaagatcaaTTTTCCCTGAGGCCTACAGCAGCCCTGAACTAAGTCACCTATTCCAAATCTCTCTTCCCCTGTGTGCCATTTTGAACTATTGAAGCTTCCCAAACAGAAGGCAGTCCAAAGCCTGCCTACCTTACAAGTTGTATGGGCGAGTAGAATGGCATGAACTAATCCAAAGAGGAAAACAAGGGCCAAGAGAGATAATCCATAAAGGGCGTTCCTGTAAAACCAAAAacttttcaagtttgcttttcttcccactGAAGAGTTCATCCACAGACTCCATGACTCAATTAGGTCACAGGCCTTGACCCCATTTGGGCTCCCCCTAGAGATAGGGGAGTGTGCCGATAATCGAGACAAAAATTTAAACGTAGAGGACTGGGACTCTTCAGTCTGAAACTATAAAGGCAGACAGAGATGTGACTAAAGAAGTCAAGAATGATGAAATCGAGACTCTGGTCAGTCTGTAGGAGGCCACGATAAAGGGCCCTGAAATAGGATAAGTTGAGGAAATGGTCAGCCTCAGAAACCAAAAttagaataaatcaatgaaaaagagATGAAAGTCTCTATTTTGCAGAAGCACTACACACTAAGAAATGGTCTGTAAATATTGCCATCAAAGGCCACAAGAAACAGCCAATTCCTGTTTCAGGTGACTAGGGTGTAACTGTAAACCTAAGAACTAAGCTTTCTTCATTCTAAGTGAATGAAGAACGATAAGGGTCTACACAGATCCCAGGAAAACGGGTCAAAGACCAGTATTATTCAACATCTAAACAAGTCCTGCCCAAGGAAAAGTATCTGGGGAAGTCTCAAATAGGACCACTTTACAGTAAGACACACATAATTCATCAGAGTTTCCATAGCCTGAATAAAATCATCCTCAAGATCATCCAGTTATTTGATTCAGTGCTTACCAAGCAACCCTGTAATTATTATCTTGGGTTCCCAGTTACCCACACTAAGAATGTGGATATGGGTATTCTTCTCTTAGGAAGCTATATCCTCTATTACAAGGCAACACTGAGAATTTATCACTAGtcttttatgtaattatttagtATGAATCAGTAAGAAAGTCAAGAAGTATATGAAACCATCGCCCTAGGAGATACACCTATTTGtcagagagggaggtagggagggggcAATCTTGTGAAACTGGCACTACAAAACCACAGGAGAATTACTATAATCAAAAACACATACAATAACGA from Acinonyx jubatus isolate Ajub_Pintada_27869175 chromosome D2, VMU_Ajub_asm_v1.0, whole genome shotgun sequence includes these protein-coding regions:
- the CWF19L1 gene encoding CWF19-like protein 1 isoform X3; translation: MAQGEVDTKKCGSALISGLATDLKPRYHFAALEKTYYERLPYRNHIVLQETAQHATRFIALASVGNPEKKKYLYAFSIVPMKLMDAAELVKQPPDVTENPYRKSGKEASMGKPIPAPEEESACQFFFDLNEKQGRKRSSTGRDSKSSPHPKQPRKPPQPPGPCWFCLASPEVEKHLVVNIGTHCYLALAKGGLSDDHVLILPIGHYQSVVELSAEVVEEVEKYKVTLRRFFKSRGKRCVLFERNYKSHHLQLQVIPVPLSRCTTDDIKDAFVTQAEQQQIELLEIPEHSDIKQIAQPGAAYFYVELDTGEKLFHRIKKNFPLQFGREVLASEAILNIPDKSDWRQCQVSKEEEEMLARRFRKDFEPFDFTLDD
- the CWF19L1 gene encoding CWF19-like protein 1 isoform X4, producing the protein MKLMDAAELVKQPPDVTENPYRKSGKEASMGKPIPAPEEESACQFFFDLNEKQGRKRSSTGRDSKSSPHPKQPRKPPQPPGPCWFCLASPEVEKHLVVNIGTHCYLALAKGGLSDDHVLILPIGHYQSVVELSAEVVEEVEKYKVTLRRFFKSRGKRCVLFERNYKSHHLQLQVIPVPLSRCTTDDIKDAFVTQAEQQQIELLEIPEHSDIKQIAQPGAAYFYVELDTGEKLFHRIKKNFPLQFGREVLASEAILNIPDKSDWRQCQVSKEEEEMLARRFRKDFEPFDFTLDD